A genome region from Synchiropus splendidus isolate RoL2022-P1 chromosome 5, RoL_Sspl_1.0, whole genome shotgun sequence includes the following:
- the hsd11b2 gene encoding 11-beta-hydroxysteroid dehydrogenase type 2 — translation MEDFSLPSWIYLCVVALMVGGLVKKVVASHLSAVSSVMAWLSATVLAQRLPVALLLGLTCGICWLAWRRLRHAPMTAHGKAVVITGCDTGFGHATAKRLDALGFEVFATVLDLAGEGARELQRTCSSRLTVLQVDITQPPQVHKALLAIRTRLGPKGLWGLVNNAGVCVNFGDTELSLTSNFRGCMEVNFFGTLEVTKTFLPLLRQAKGRLVTISSPAGDLPFPCLAAYGASKAALNLLVSTLRHELQPWGVAVSTVLPSSFKTGQSSNYAYWEEQHKQLLRALSPALLADYGEDYVDESRELFQSYAQTANPDLNPVVDTIVEALLSARPRPCYFAGPGVGLMYFIHSYCPFSVSNLFLQKQFLKKTLAPRALRKPTHLDLSLHNNNNNNNEEEEKVKLT, via the exons ATGGAGGACTTCAGTCTTCCCTCCTGGATTTACTTGTGTGTGGTGGCCCTGATGGTGGGCGGGCTGGTGAAGAAGGTGGTGGCGTCCCACCTGAGCGCCGTCTCCTCGGTGATGGCGTGGCTGAGCGCCACCGTGCTGGCCCAGCGCCTCCCCGTCGCGCTGCTGCTGGGACTCACCTGTGGCATCTGCTGGCTGGCGTGGCGCCGCCTGCGCCACGCTCCCATGACGGCCCACGGCAAAGCGGTCGTCATCACAG GATGCGACACAGGTTTCGGGCACGCCACAGCAAAGCGCCTGGACGCCCTGGGCTTCGAGGTGTTCGCCACCGTGCTGGATCTGGCAGGAGAGGGCGCCAGAGAGCTGCAGAGGACCTGCTCGTCGCGACTCACCGTCCTGCAGGTGGACATCACGCAGCCTCCGCAGGTGCACAAGGCTCTGCTGGCGATCAGGACCAGGCTCGGCCCGAAAG gTCTTTGGGGTTTGGTGAACaacgcaggtgtgtgtgtgaatttcgGGGACACAGAGCTCTCACTGACCTCCAACTTCCGTGGCTGCATGGAGGTCAACTTCTTCGGAACGTTGGAAGTGACAAAAACCTTCCTGCCGCTTCTGAGACAGGCCAAAGGTCGACTTGTCACTATCTCCAGCCCTGCAG GTGACCTGCCGTTCCCGTGCCTGGCGGCCTACGGGGCGTCCAAGGCTGCGCTCAACCTGCTGGTGAGCACACTGCGACACGAGCTGCAGCCCTGGGGCGTCGCCGTGTCCACCGTCCTGCCGTCGTCCTTCAAGACAG GTCAGTCCAGTAACTACGCCTACTGGGAGGAGCAGCACAAACAGCTGCTGCGCGCTCTGTCGCCGGCGCTGCTCGCCGACTACGGCGAGGACTATGTGGACGAGAGCCGGGAGCTGTTCCAGAGCTACGCCCAGACGGCCAACCCGGACCtcaacccggtggtggacaccatCGTGGAGGCGCTGCTGTCGGCCAGGCCGCGGCCGTGCTACTTCGCCGGCCCCGGCGTGGGCCTCATGTACTTCATCCACAGCTACTGTCCCTTCAGCGTCAGCAACCTCTTCCTCCAGAAACAGTTCCTGAAGAAGACGCTGGCGCCGCGGGCGCTGAGGAAGCCGACGCACTTGGATCTCAGcctgcacaacaacaacaacaacaacaacgaggaggaggagaaggtgaagtTGACCTGA